The genomic window GGTTGGTCGGCGCCACCGGTGCGCTGGGGACGGTCGTTGGCGGGGTAGTAACGGCAGGCATCGCGATCGGCGGCTCGCTGCTGATCAACTCGCTGACGGCTCCGAAACTCGGGGCTACCAACGCTCCTACGGCCAGCCAGATTTACACCGCGCAAGCGCAGGGCAACACGCCCCGGCTCGGACAGCCGCTTCCGGTCGGGTACGGTCGGGAGAAGTTATTCCCTGACTTCGCAGCGTCGCCGTGGTCTGAATTTGTCGGAAACGATCAGTATGAGAACGTCCTGCTCAGCATCGGCATGGGCAAGTATTCGTATGAGGAGATGTTCGTCGACGATACGCCGTGCTGGAATCCGACAGATGGTGTGCTGCCGACGTTCTCAAGCATGCAGGTGGCGTTTTATGCGCCGGGTGAAGAGGTCACGCTGTTCCCGACGAACGTCGCACAGGCCGCGGAAGTCACCGGACAAACCCTTCCTAATCCCAATGTCACGCCGTGGATCGGGCCCTTCATTGCAAATCCAGCCGGGACGAAGGCTCAAGCTCTCGCTATTGATTTTGTCTTTCCGGCCGGTTGCTTCACGATAGACAAGGACTCGGGCGAGTTTGGTGCGGCCTTCGTGGGGCTGGTCGCGGAGTATCGCCCGGTCGATGATGCCGGCGCGCCAATTGGCGACTTCACCACGCTGTTCTCCACATCCCGGATTTACAACAGCCAGTCACCTATTCGCGACAGCGTGAAGATCCCTGTTGGTGATGGCCGCTACGAAGTCCGGTTTCGTCGCACGAACGCGCCTCTCAACAGCGACGTCGGCAATAACGAGGTGGTTTGGGCCGGATTGCGGGCCTTTTTGAAGGGCAACAATTCGTACCCGGATGTCAGCACGATCGCGATCCGGATCAAGGCGACGCAGGCGACGCAAGGCTCGTTCCGCTTTGGCGTGCTTCGAACCCGCATTCTTCCCGTGTGGAATGTCGCGGCGGGGCAGTTCGTTGAGCAGCCGACGCGCAGTCCGCTCTGGGCGTTCTATGACATGGCGACGAATGCGCAGTACGGTGCCGGCGTCACACTGCCGAAGGTGGACTTCAACACCATCGTGAGCATAGCCGATCAGGCCGAGGCGCGGGGGGATCATTTCGACTACACCTTCACCGCTGGGGTTGCCCCAGCTGATGCTTTCGACAAGGCATTGACGGTAGCCCGGAGTAAGCATTGCTGGCTGGGCGATGTCGTCTCGGTTGTCCGAGACGAATGGCGCGACGTGCCGTCAATGCTGCTGACGGATCGGGAGATCGTCCGCGGCACGACGCAGATCTCCATGACGATGCTCGGTGAGGATGATCCGGACGCGGTCGTCCTCGAATACATCGACGAGAACACCTGGCGGCCGGCGCAGGTCCAATATCCTCCGAACAGCGACACCTTCGTTTCAGCCAATGCCACGCCGATCCAGATCGACGGCATCGTCAACCGCGAGCACGCGTTCCGGGAAGCTGCGTTCTACTATCGGTCCGCGCTGTATCGCCGCGAGAATGTGCAGATCGGAACCGAATACGAAGGCCGCGCGCTGACCTTCGGGTCGACGGTGCGGCTGCAATCGGAGTTGCCGCAGGACTACGGCCAGGCAGGGGCGGTCCTCTCGAGGAGTGGTGATGAGCTGACGTTGGATCCTGTCCCGGTCTGGGCGGATACCGGGCAGCATTACATTCGGGTCCGTCGCGCCAATGGAAAATTCATCGGGCCGATCAAGGTCGCTAAGGGCGATGACGACAGCATCGCCGTGGTCGATGTTGATGACCTGGCGAACGTCGAGAGCACGCAAGGCGTCACCTTGGACCAGGCGCTCGGCCGCGAAGATGGTGGCGAATATCCATCGTTCGAGCTCGGAATCGGAGAGGATCAGTCCCGCGTCTCTGCCTGCTGGTCACCGGCCAGCCAAACGGGCCGAATTGCACGCTGAATTTTGTCGTCGACGATCCGCGCGTGCACGATACCGATATCGGAGACCCGCCGTTCCTTCCGACGCCGCAGTATCCGGAGAACAAGCGAGCGCCGGACGTTGTTTTCCTCACGGCGAAGTTCCGGCAGGGTGTCGCGGAGCCGGTTCTGGACGCGTCTTGGTGGCCGGCCGAGGGTGCGCGTTACTACACGGCTGAGATTTCCTACGATGCCATGATGCCCGGCGTCGACAATGACACGGCATCTTGGATCAAGATCTACGAGGGATCGGACAATAAGTTTTCCGAGCGCGTCGACCGCGCTGCCCTGCGGTTGCGAGTGCAGGCCACCGCGGATCGGAGTGGCGCCTATGCGCAGTTCGACCTTGAAGCGCCAACGATCGTCATCGCGCCAAACACGGTGAACGTCGAGTCGATGATCGCAGGGTTGCGGGATCTGGTCACGACCCAGTTTGGCCTGGCGAATGACCAGATCAACTCAGCGATTCAGCTGATCTCGGCAGTAGTTGCTCAGCAAGCGGGTACAAACCAAGCCGACAAACAACAGGTAATAGAGCGCCTTGCTGCAGCGAAAGATAAGCTCGGCGCTTCGATCGAGGAGGTAAAAACCGTTGCCGTCAGCACCGAAAGCGCGCTGGCCGAATTTCAGCAGACGACCTCCGCGACGCTAGAGGAGCATACCGCCCAGATCGAAGAAACTTCGACTGCGGTCGCTACAATCGATGGGAAACTTGCCGCAAGCTGGGGCGTCAAGGTCGATGTTGACGGCAACGTCGGAGGGCTCGAGCTGCTTGGTGACGGAACGACCGTGGCCTTCACGATCTTGGGGAATATCTTCAGAGTCGTGTTTCCGGGAATTGATCCGACAACTGTTTTCCAGATTGCTAACATCGACGGCGAGCAAAAGGCGGTTTTGAACGTCGACCTATTCAGCCCGAAGTCGATCACGGCCGCGATGATCGATGTGGCGGAGCTTAAGTCGGTGTCGGCTGATTTCGGAGATGCGGAGTTTTCGGGCGTGATCCGCGGCACCAATGGAAAAATGATCATCGATCTAAATAACGTCCGGCAGTTGTTCAGTGACTAGCCGGATATTGGATGGCGACATCGGCGGCGGAAATTTCGTATTTCGCGTTTCCAGGCCGGGCTTCAACGTCGAAACTGAGCCATTTGGCTCCGCTGGAATATCATTCGATAGCCGTTTGTCGGACATAGGAACTGTAGTCGCATCTGGATTGGTTCAATGCGGTGGGTCTACGGTGACGTTCCCCGCCATGCCGTATGTCCCGATCGTTCGCATCTTTCCATGGGATGGCTCGCGAATGAACGCGTACAACGTGAAGGTGTTTCAAAACGCTCAACTTTATCATACTTGGCGACCCGCAATCGCGATCGTTACGAACAGTTCGATCAGGGTCGTTGCCTATACAAATCCGTTTTTCAACACTCTCGGGTTTTATAATCCGAATGGTCAGTTCTACGTCTACTCCGTTTATGCGGCGGGCTGATAGATGGTTTGGCGCGCACAATACGGCGAGAGAAATGGCATATTTGGGGGGTGGTTCTCCAAACCAGGAATTGACGTCACGGTCGCCCAGCCTGGTCAGTTCTTACTCGACACTTCATCGCAGGTTTATCAGACGGTCGCGAAAGGCGATCAGTTCTTCGTCAGCAATCCGCAGGCCGGAGTGTCATACAGCCAAAATATCGCACTTCCGGGTCAGTTCGCGCCTTATTCGAATCTGTTTATGTGGGCTGATGCCTATGTCTTCGATAATGCGACCGGCGCCATCTACACGAACTTCAATCTAACCAGCGAAGCGATGCTGGATATCCGCTTTAACGTTGTGTCGGGAGTGGTCGCTCTGACGTGCGTGACAAGCCCGATCAACTTTCCGCCCATGCTTGCATCGCGCGACCTGCGCGCCTCGTGGTCGGTGTTTAGGGCGGCATTCTAGTGACGTGGCGGATACAAAAGGGGAAAAGATCAGACGGCACGTTCGGCTTTGACATTTCCAAGCCGGGGATTGACGTAACCACGGCAACCGTCATGCAGATGGCTTTCTCATCTGATTACTCAATCCCCCGACTGGTTGCCAAAGGCTCTCTCGTTGTCAATCCAATTGTCGGCGCACCGCCTGAAACGACCGCGCCGATTGCGTCCAGCATCCCGGGCATACAAAATTCACCGGCAACGGTCAGCTATGGGCGAACGATATCGCCCATGCCGTTCATTGCCGCGATCGCCCAGGCTTTATCTTGGGCCGCGCCATTGTCGGCGCAGCCCGCGCAGCTGACTTTCCTCAACGGTCAATGGCACACGTATGTTGCTGAAATTCCGTATGCGACGTTCGGCGTCTTAGACAGCACCTACGGGAAGCAAATTAACGCGAACACCTACGGTCGCGGCAATTGGGCCTCGGCCCGGTTCGATGTTTACCCGTTCACGGATCGGGTGGTGTTCAGCACGAATTGTCAGACGCAACTCATAATAAAATACATCATCTTGGAGCCCTAAATGTACGTGGTGCATGATGAAAAAGGAGCGATCCTATCAACGATCAGCGGCCCCGGTAAGGAGTATGGGAAAGACGTTCTGGATAAACAGGGTGATTTGTGGCTGTTCGATCCCGAATTGCAAAACTTGGACCCAACTACGAATTTCGTTGATCTGACCGCTGCGCCGAAGAAGATCGTTCCGAAACAGCCCATTGTTCTGTCGCAGGACAAGGAAACAATCATCGCCGACGGCTCCGATGAAAGCGTCATTTCCGGCATTCCCGAAGGCGCCTATGTGACCGTTACTCTAAACGGTAAAACGCCACAGTTTTCTGGCGTTGTGACCGATGGTCAAATCGAAATATCGAGCGACGTTCCGGCTAATTATCTGATTACTGTAACAGCCCAGAACATGCTTGCGGCAACATTGGCGGTGGTCGCAAAATGAAGATCAAACTTCAGCCGATGCTTGTTCCGGGCTACCTCTTAGAGTCGGAAGAGACGGTCAATCAGGCGATTAACATTGAAGCCTCGATCAACGTTCAGCGCGATCAGGAGTACGCGCTTAAGCGCAAGATCGCTGCCGATGTGCTCGCCAGCGGTGAAGAGGCCGCCCCCACAGAATTCGCGCAAGAAGCTGCGTTGATGGGCATCAGCGTTTTTCAGTTGGCAACGATCATCAGCGAAAAGCCTGATGAGGTTCTAGCGCGCGGCCTGCGACGCCGGGCCGATGTACTGGCGATCAGGAACGCGAAAGAGCCGTCTGAAATTGAAGCCATCTTAGACAAGTACCGTCCGGCTTAACAGCTGAAGGCGTCCTCCAATTAACCGTCGAACTAACAGCGCGTCATAACGCGCGAGCGCTCCCGCGTGAGCGAAGGGAAGATCATGACAACTGCACTCGATATCAACCAGTTCGTCTATCACACTGGAACGCTCACCATTGCACCGGGCGATACCGTGGCGACGTTCACTGGAACGCTGCTACAGAGCGGTCCAGTTCGTGACGGCGATTGGCTGTTCGCGGGTGGTACGATCGCCGTCATCAAGTCGGTGGCCAGCGAAACCGAGGCCGAGCTGTTCATTCCGTTCGGTGGCGAGGCTGTGACTGACGGTCCTTATTTTATCTTGAAGGCATCCTTGCTGCGCTACCAGCCGGCTCTCATTGCGGTCGAGACGGGCCAGCTGCTCGCGAAGATCAGCCAGGAGCAGGTGATCTATAACGTAACCGGTGACGAGCCTGATCCGTCAATCGGTAAAGAGGGAGACGGTGCTTGGAAGTCAAACGTCACCCCATGGAAATTTTGGAAGTTTCTTTCTGGCGAGTGGGTATTACAGGGTTCACCTGCGGAAAAGGGTGACAAGGGCGACGACGCAACTATTCAGGTTGGTGACACTGTTACGCTGGCACCAGATTCCCTTGCGACCGTTGAGAACGTCGGCACTCCCGGCGCCGCCGTATTGAATTTCGGAATCCCTGCGGGGCCAGCGTCGCTTAAGCCGATCGAGCCATGGGCAACTGGCGTCGACTATGTCGTCGGGCCTCCTGCATCGTTCGTGTCGCAAGCGGGCTCTGCTTATGAGTGTTTGATACCGCACACCTCTGGAACGTTTGCAGCGGACCTGGCGGCTGGAAAATGGGGACTTGTTGCTGCCAAGGGCATCGACGGCACTGGTACCGGTGATGTGCAAGGTCCAGCATCATCGACCGATGGCGGACTCGTCGTGTTCGATGGGGCAGACGGGAAGCATGTTAAGGCGCTGGATGATGCTGATGCGGCGCTGAGTGAGTTGGGTGGCGGTGCTGCGGGCATCGAGGTTTTCAAGGCGACAGCCGCAGCCGTTATCCGTAATCTCATCATGAGTTCGGCGGAGAAGTCGTATTGGAGCGACATGGCGGCATTGCTTGATCCCGCCGCCTATACGTTCACCTTTGGATTGAGCAAAAGCGTAACGGTGCCGTCTGGTAAGAATTGGTACCTTGTGAACTCATGGTTCATGTTGCTAGGAACCACTGGACAGTGGCTGTTCCAGCGCATCAATAACGCGAGGGACGGGTTCGTGGTGCCGATGCCTGCGGGAACGAACTTAACGTCAACGTCCGTCCAGAATGGATACTGTTACATCTGCGATCCGTCAGCGGTGAATTCCGACTCGCGTTATTCAGACGACCCTCGCGGCCTTTTCTATGATCGTCTTAATCGGCTCAAGGGGCTCACGCTGAACGAGACATTTGTGAACATCGCGCTATCATCTGCTCAAGGCACAAGTGCAACGGCTAACTTTGACAATGATTTCACGAACGGCATTGTTACCCTGGTTTCGAACCATGAAACGGCGTGGACAGGACTTGTCTATTCTGGCGGCGGGGCCATGAACCTTGAGAACGAAATATCAGATGATCATCAGTGGCGTTATGGCCGTGCTGTGACGATACCGTTTCAGAGGTCGGCGTTTACCGGCATCCAAGCGCGAGCCGCGAGCATCACGGGAGAGTCGTCCGGCTTTTCGTCACTCCAAGGCCGCGCGGCCGTTCTGTATGTGAAGCTTCCGAGCGATTGGTGAAGATTGCAGCGAGCCCGAGGAGGTCGGCAAGTTTCGCTGTGGTGTCAGGCGAGAGGTTGCGCCTGAAATGGCCATTGTCGCGATAAAGGAATTCGCCATCTATCGCTGTTGTGCACTTCTCTGATCGGCAGAGGTTGTCACCCAATGGGACGATTGATGCGTTCTGATGTCCATCGGCGGCGGAGGTGAAGGCGGATGTCTCCCAACCCTCGTTCGCCCGAAATTGCTCTTGAGTTATGAAGGTGAGGTCATCGGGGCAAGCGCGGCGCAAAAGGCCGGAATTTGTCAGTGCGCAGGCAACAGGAGAAGCAGGCCACGGCGGGTTGTCAGTAAGTACAAAGATCTTTCGGTCCAACGGGGAGAGCCGGTCCAGTAGGGTCCGCATTCCTGCTGTTACAGCGCTTTTCCCCTGATCGAAATCGATCTTGCCGGAAGCGCCATCAACGTTCTTCGCAATCCATCCCCACGCTGACGCAAGGACAATCGTGTCGATCCCGGAGGAGGCCAGCGTCCTCAATGTCGCTTCATTGCTCGCGCGGCAGCTTTCGTTGTAGCGCGGCGACTCTGGAATAAATCGCTTAACAGTCTGGCCATCAAGGATCGATGGGCACCCGTTCACCAACATGATTGCCGCGTTCGCTCGGAGGGCCAACGGTTCAAGCATCGCCGTGAGATGTTCGGCGTGGCTATCGCCCCAAAGCAATACGTGCTGCGTAGCCGTATCCCAAGGAGAGCCGAAAACACAGTTGCCTTGTCGCGAAGATGGGCACTTCCAGTCCCACATCACGTTTAGGCTTCGCATATTATAGGCATCCTTTGATATGCGAGATGGGAAGCCATCAGCCGCTTTGACGAAGAAGCCAGCGGCCGCAAGAGTCAGGCAGGATATGAAACCCAGCTTAATTGGGTAGGTGACCCGCCAAGGATATAGGCGCAACGGACGTTCGACGAGGAAGAAAGAAGCGATAGAAGCGGCGAGCGTGATACAGAAAATGGCGACCGCCTCCCGGCTATTCGGCTGCTCGTTGTTTGCGTAGATCCGAAACAGCACCCACGCCGGCCAGTGCCATAAGTACAGCGAATACGAGATCAAGCCGATCGGAGAGGCGACGCCAAGCCACTCGCCAGTCGTGGTCAGCGAGGCGCGCGGCCAGATGACCAGCGCGGCGCCGATGCAAGGATATAGAGCGGCGAGGCCAGGGAACGCCTCACTGCGTACAACGAAGAAGCCGAAGCCGATCAGAGCTAGGCCAACTGCGGTTGCAGCCTCTCCAAAGCTGCGAGACAACGGCGGCAGGAAGACGAGCAGAGCGCCGATGGCAAGCTCCCACGCGCGCGGCGCGACAAGGTAGAAGGCCTCCTTCGGATTAGCGTCCATCCAAAAGAGGCTCGCGACGAACCCGGCAATGACAACGCCGCCAATGACGAGGTCAATCCTCCTGCAGGCCTTCGCGATGGCGAATAGAAGCAACGGCCAAAAGAGATAAAACTGCTCTTCGACGCCAAGTGACCACGTGTGGAGCTGCGGCAAAAGCTCGGCGCTTTGGTCAAAGTAGCCAGTGTTGAAGAGGAAATAGAAGTTCGACGCGCCGAACGCTGCAGCGATGCTGCTTGCAGCGAGCGAGACGTAATCTCCCGGCATTAACAGCCATCGGCTCACGATCAGGACAGCGGCCAGCATAACGAGCAGCGCAGGCAGGATGCGCTTCAATCGGCGGTCGTAGAAGCTGAGAATGGAAAATGTGCCGTTCTGTATGCCGGAATAGAGCTGCTGGGTGATCAGAAAACTGCTGATGACGAAGAAGACATCGACGCCGGTAAAACCGCCCGGCAACGGCGCGCCGTAATGAAACGCAATGACGGAAAGCACAGCGATAGCGCGCAGCCCGTCGATATCGGGGCGGTACTGAGTGCGAGCTGAAATGGAAGTTACCGGCGCGTGCATTTCGCTCGGAGCCCTATCACGCTCCGCGCTGCACAAACAACGTCAAGTTTATCTAATTGCGTGCCGTAGGAAGCACGATAGTAGTTTTTTGAAGGTCTGGCTTAATCGTCCAGTAATCGACGTCCTGCGAGCCAGTCACTCTACCCCAGTTAAACGTCAGCGTTTGGCCTGCTGCCAACCGCCAACCGACGCGCTTCCCTTCGATGTAGGAAGGTGCTGGATCTGTATCTATGTTATCCGGTTTTACGTCTTCGATTGTCGTGGCTTCGAAGATCACATCTTCTGTTGCTGTGGCGGAGCGCGTCCACGTTGCATCATATCGACTTCCCAGATAGTGCCAGTAAGGCGTGTAGCCAAGGAGCGCGCCCTCAAAGTTGACGTCGCTCGCCGATTTATTCGCAATGCCGATGTTAAGCTTTGGGCGGCCCTTCAACTTCGGGATATCGAAAGCCAGCGACATGTTGGAGCCTTCGGCCGAATAGTACAATTTGTTGGAGTGCCACCCTTGATAATACCTGTCGTCGGCGAAAAAAAGAATCCGACGCATCGAAGCGGGCACGCCTTTGCCGTCTGAAAGGTTTGCCAACAGTTCATCAATCCCAACAAGATGGCCGTCAGAGCCGATCGCAGCGAAGCCGAAATAAGGATCAACGTAGACGCTTTTGCCATCGAGGTTCACAGACAAAGCGGAATGTGCGCCGCCATATTGCAGCGACATGTTCATTTGCTCGGACTCGATGTCGAAATAGGAGAGGACGGACTTAAGATCCTTGGCGGCTTCATCGCACCAGCCGTCAGTGATTTGATATTTCGTGCCGACCAGAAAAGCTGCGGCGAGTACTAGGCGCTCTTTCTTCCATCGGATGTGAGGGAGTGCCAATGCAGTTGCCACTAACGACACAATCAAGATGGCTGTGGTGGCTGCGGACAGTCTTAATATTCCCGATTTTCTCATTCTTTTTGTTATTCACGCTGCGGTTGCAAGGGCATGTTCTTGCCCGAAATGGAACCTCTCGGCAATAGCCCACCACCCGATTCCCCCGTCCCGTTGCGGGACAGATACACCGCCTCAATCCAACTGGCTGATGACCCAGTTAACGACCAACGCCTCCACAACGAGCGTCAAAACGACGCCAACGCATACGCCGATCCAAAACATTTTGACCATCCAAAAAATGCAAAAGGTCGCTGTCGGGGCAATGCCGGACGATCCTTACGCGCGCATTCGGGCGGTTTCTGGCCCTTACTTCTAACCACATGGAGAATCTGAATGCCTGACCTCGCATCCCTGCGGGCGCGGAATGCTGCGCGCTGTCTTCCTTCAGGGAGGGCGGCATGACCCAGATCTCGACCAAGGGCCAGATAGAGATCATGTCTCACGAGGGGATTTGCCTTGAGCCGTATCTGGATTCGGTTGGGGTCTGGACGATCGGGGTAGGGCAGACCGCGTCGGATGACATTGACCCGCGCACGCACGGTAAACTGACCCTCGATGAGGCGGTCGATCTCTTCAAGCGGAAGGTCAAGCAGTACACCGATGCCGTTGATGCGTTGGGCTTAAAGCTGACCCAATACCAGTACGATGCGCTGACGTCGTTTTGCTACAACGTCGGGCCGGGCAACCTTCAGAAGCTTTGCCGCAATCGCTCCATCGCCCAGATCGGCGAGGCGTTCAGTCTCTACCACATTCCGCCTGAGATCACGGAACGGCGAGACAAAGAGCAGACGCTTTTCAAGACCGGCAAGTATTCGAACACAGACGGCAAGGTTCTTGTCTTCCCGGTCGCGAATAATAAGCCGCAGTACAGCAAGGGCTATCAGGTCGATGTGAGGCCGTATTTCGAGCCCGACGCTGCGCCGGTTGTTGCCGAGACTGCCCCTGCCAAGCCCTCGCCGTCGCCCGCACCCGCCACCGCATCAAGCGGCGGTCTGGTCGCGCTGTTCATCTCCATTCTCTCAATCTTCAAAAGGAAAGCATCATGATTGAATTAGGTCTCGGATTCTCCGCCGGCTTCGCTGCCTGCTGGTTCGGCAAGGATTGGCTAGTGTCCGCCTATCAGACGGTTGCTGGCTTTGTCGCCAAGATCAAAGGGGCGCTGTGATGCTGCCCATTGCCGCTCCGCTGACGCGGATATTGCTCCGCTACGCCGTTGGCGCTTGGGTCGCAAAGGCAGGGCTCTCGATCGATGTAAACGATCCCAACGTGTTTGAGGTTGCGAACTTCGTAGTTGCTGGAGCGATTGGAGCCCTTACTGAGGGCTGGTGGACCTTGGCTCGTCGAAGAGGGTGGAGGCAGTGATGTTTGGCATTGGATCAATCCTCAGCGGTCTTTCGACCGTCGCAAGCGCGGCAATCACTGCCTACAACAAGTCGAAAGACGTTTCGATCACGGCCATTCAATCGGCTGTTGGCATCGCGTCGGCTCAAGTTCAGGCAATGTCGCTCTGGATCGGGCATCCGCTTTCGCCTCCGTCCATCATGGCTTACGGCGTCGCCATCTGGTTCTTCAAGGCGACCGCTTGCGACAAGGTCATTGGCCCTGCGCTTGGCTATCGGTGGACGACCGATCCGATTAGCGGCGAGACAGCGGTGATCGCCGGGCTTGTCGTGTCGGGGATGTTCTTTTCCGGCATCGCCAACATCATCAAACGATAGTCGGCCCGGCTGCTGGGACCAACACAGCAAGCCGAGCCTAACCCTCACCGATGGATTGCACACCGATGAAGGCTGGGAAGATTTCAGCGTGCCAGCACTTTCAATCACGTTAATGGGAAGGCTGGAATGCAGATCGATTGGACTATCTCTCTCGGCAGCATCATTCAGATCGCGTCGATCATAGGCGGCGGCTTGTTGGTGCTCGTCACCATGCGGAGCACAATCACCGTGCTTCAACGCGATGTCGGCTCGATACAGACCGAAATCAAAAAGATGGGCGACATCCTGACCAAGATGGCCGTCACAGAAAACCGGCTCGACAACACCGATACCCGGTTGACGAACGTCGAGCGCGATATCCGAGACCTGCGACGCGGCGAGGGATTCATCCGCGGCGCTGCCGGCATCGATCACGAGTACACCTCATGATCATCGCCAAGCTTCTTATCGCATGGGCCGCGAGCGTCGGAATCCTGCTGGCCCTCTATCTGATGCTCCAGAAGTGGAGATAGCCGCGGCTGGGTCGTGGTGGGGCTGGCCGTCGCTTTCCTTCTTTCAATTGCTTTGTAATCCGCGCCGGACGGAATTCGGCAACAACAGGCCGCTGCGGCGGTCGAAAGGAAGTACCTATGGCTGATACCAAGATCGAATATCGTGTGAAGCGCGTTTCTCGATACGTCATTACCAAGCACTCAGA from Nitrobacteraceae bacterium AZCC 1564 includes these protein-coding regions:
- a CDS encoding dsDNA-binding SOS-regulon protein (product_source=COG3141; cog=COG3141; pfam=PF13550; superfamily=54285; transmembrane_helix_parts=Outside_1_117,TMhelix_118_140,Inside_141_144,TMhelix_145_167,Outside_168_790), translated to MHAPLRQLPQPSLQPRSRDRRKRDNQRRPVTHIALPGYEIARAVPKLRETIAAFLRRQGWALKDAKHGWQFRNGLPTILEINGEPILRRDWRKTRIAANDNVRFISKPLGGRNGKQILGLVALVAVSAFAMWAGPAVAGLVGATGALGTVVGGVVTAGIAIGGSLLINSLTAPKLGATNAPTASQIYTAQAQGNTPRLGQPLPVGYGREKLFPDFAASPWSEFVGNDQYENVLLSIGMGKYSYEEMFVDDTPCWNPTDGVLPTFSSMQVAFYAPGEEVTLFPTNVAQAAEVTGQTLPNPNVTPWIGPFIANPAGTKAQALAIDFVFPAGCFTIDKDSGEFGAAFVGLVAEYRPVDDAGAPIGDFTTLFSTSRIYNSQSPIRDSVKIPVGDGRYEVRFRRTNAPLNSDVGNNEVVWAGLRAFLKGNNSYPDVSTIAIRIKATQATQGSFRFGVLRTRILPVWNVAAGQFVEQPTRSPLWAFYDMATNAQYGAGVTLPKVDFNTIVSIADQAEARGDHFDYTFTAGVAPADAFDKALTVARSKHCWLGDVVSVVRDEWRDVPSMLLTDREIVRGTTQISMTMLGEDDPDAVVLEYIDENTWRPAQVQYPPNSDTFVSANATPIQIDGIVNREHAFREAAFYYRSALYRRENVQIGTEYEGRALTFGSTVRLQSELPQDYGQAGAVLSRSGDELTLDPVPVWADTGQHYIRVRRANGKFIGPIKVAKGDDDSIAVVDVDDLANVESTQGVTLDQALGREDGGEYPSFELGIGEDQSRVSACWSPASQTGRIAR
- a CDS encoding hypothetical protein (product_source=Hypo-rule applied; superfamily=53067) codes for the protein MHDTDIGDPPFLPTPQYPENKRAPDVVFLTAKFRQGVAEPVLDASWWPAEGARYYTAEISYDAMMPGVDNDTASWIKIYEGSDNKFSERVDRAALRLRVQATADRSGAYAQFDLEAPTIVIAPNTVNVESMIAGLRDLVTTQFGLANDQINSAIQLISAVVAQQAGTNQADKQQVIERLAAAKDKLGASIEEVKTVAVSTESALAEFQQTTSATLEEHTAQIEETSTAVATIDGKLAASWGVKVDVDGNVGGLELLGDGTTVAFTILGNIFRVVFPGIDPTTVFQIANIDGEQKAVLNVDLFSPKSITAAMIDVAELKSVSADFGDAEFSGVIRGTNGKMIIDLNNVRQLFSD
- a CDS encoding hypothetical protein (product_source=Hypo-rule applied; superfamily=49401); protein product: MPYVPIVRIFPWDGSRMNAYNVKVFQNAQLYHTWRPAIAIVTNSSIRVVAYTNPFFNTLGFYNPNGQFYVYSVYAAG
- a CDS encoding hypothetical protein (product_source=Hypo-rule applied), which translates into the protein MVWRAQYGERNGIFGGWFSKPGIDVTVAQPGQFLLDTSSQVYQTVAKGDQFFVSNPQAGVSYSQNIALPGQFAPYSNLFMWADAYVFDNATGAIYTNFNLTSEAMLDIRFNVVSGVVALTCVTSPINFPPMLASRDLRASWSVFRAAF
- a CDS encoding hypothetical protein (product_source=Hypo-rule applied) encodes the protein MTWRIQKGKRSDGTFGFDISKPGIDVTTATVMQMAFSSDYSIPRLVAKGSLVVNPIVGAPPETTAPIASSIPGIQNSPATVSYGRTISPMPFIAAIAQALSWAAPLSAQPAQLTFLNGQWHTYVAEIPYATFGVLDSTYGKQINANTYGRGNWASARFDVYPFTDRVVFSTNCQTQLIIKYIILEP
- a CDS encoding hypothetical protein (product_source=Hypo-rule applied; smart=SM00634; superfamily=49373); this translates as MYVVHDEKGAILSTISGPGKEYGKDVLDKQGDLWLFDPELQNLDPTTNFVDLTAAPKKIVPKQPIVLSQDKETIIADGSDESVISGIPEGAYVTVTLNGKTPQFSGVVTDGQIEISSDVPANYLITVTAQNMLAATLAVVAK
- a CDS encoding hypothetical protein (product_source=Hypo-rule applied), which translates into the protein MKIKLQPMLVPGYLLESEETVNQAINIEASINVQRDQEYALKRKIAADVLASGEEAAPTEFAQEAALMGISVFQLATIISEKPDEVLARGLRRRADVLAIRNAKEPSEIEAILDKYRPA
- a CDS encoding hypothetical protein (product_source=Hypo-rule applied; cath_funfam=2.10.10.20; superfamily=49503,81296) gives rise to the protein MTTALDINQFVYHTGTLTIAPGDTVATFTGTLLQSGPVRDGDWLFAGGTIAVIKSVASETEAELFIPFGGEAVTDGPYFILKASLLRYQPALIAVETGQLLAKISQEQVIYNVTGDEPDPSIGKEGDGAWKSNVTPWKFWKFLSGEWVLQGSPAEKGDKGDDATIQVGDTVTLAPDSLATVENVGTPGAAVLNFGIPAGPASLKPIEPWATGVDYVVGPPASFVSQAGSAYECLIPHTSGTFAADLAAGKWGLVAAKGIDGTGTGDVQGPASSTDGGLVVFDGADGKHVKALDDADAALSELGGGAAGIEVFKATAAAVIRNLIMSSAEKSYWSDMAALLDPAAYTFTFGLSKSVTVPSGKNWYLVNSWFMLLGTTGQWLFQRINNARDGFVVPMPAGTNLTSTSVQNGYCYICDPSAVNSDSRYSDDPRGLFYDRLNRLKGLTLNETFVNIALSSAQGTSATANFDNDFTNGIVTLVSNHETAWTGLVYSGGGAMNLENEISDDHQWRYGRAVTIPFQRSAFTGIQARAASITGESSGFSSLQGRAAVLYVKLPSDW